The Methanosphaera sp. BMS genome contains a region encoding:
- a CDS encoding MBL fold hydrolase gives MRYKTFILRLEDRSGHLLEVSEIISSHNANITRLSYNKIVDQHAVFVEVYADEDNLDRLSDELEEHNLLLKQGSEEVDVLITLQILDIPGVVSDILKVFQRYDVNISYVNTQENDTSYQYCKIGLYAPSLKVLSNVLEEISSFCKLIDINYDTQEKIIDNSVFYHNFAQMMQKKLSLSQKETDIFLNNSNKILQILEDKNENYFKTFHYIRKFAEFTVDYKNEHFNPRISHKSISDDVNLYLIEPPCGSNTYIIECDGELLFVDSGFRCYEDEMKKFFHVLFPDFNQMKKEIIITHADMDHVGINDIFDDIYVSENTFINFKREHEGKKNFREENPLHEPYIKLDRIISRYEPPELTKLRIIGNKTNDKEFEKIGKFNFKNLSFDIYESNGGHLKGEIILVEKKMKILFTGDIFVNVNGFTQEQYDFNLLAPYLMGSVNSDSSKASACRKIMLDKCRDYLLCPGHGTWVENNKQ, from the coding sequence ATGAGATATAAAACTTTTATACTGAGATTAGAGGATCGTTCCGGTCATCTGCTTGAAGTGTCCGAAATAATTTCCTCCCATAATGCAAATATTACACGTCTTAGCTATAACAAGATAGTGGACCAGCATGCAGTATTTGTTGAAGTCTATGCTGATGAAGATAATCTGGATAGGTTATCTGATGAATTGGAAGAACATAATTTGCTATTAAAACAGGGCAGTGAAGAGGTTGACGTCTTAATCACGTTGCAAATACTGGACATACCGGGAGTTGTCAGCGATATCCTAAAAGTATTTCAAAGATATGATGTCAACATATCCTACGTGAACACACAGGAAAATGATACTTCATACCAATACTGTAAAATAGGACTTTATGCTCCTAGTTTAAAAGTTTTAAGCAATGTACTTGAAGAAATCAGTTCATTCTGTAAACTTATTGACATAAACTATGATACCCAAGAGAAGATAATTGATAATTCAGTATTCTATCATAACTTTGCCCAGATGATGCAGAAGAAATTATCCCTGTCTCAGAAGGAAACGGATATCTTTCTTAACAATTCCAACAAGATTCTGCAGATACTTGAAGATAAAAATGAAAACTACTTTAAGACATTCCATTACATCAGGAAATTCGCCGAATTTACAGTGGATTACAAAAATGAACATTTCAATCCACGAATCAGCCATAAAAGCATATCAGATGATGTTAATCTTTATTTGATTGAGCCGCCATGTGGAAGTAACACATATATCATCGAATGTGATGGTGAATTATTGTTTGTTGACTCCGGATTTCGCTGTTATGAGGATGAAATGAAAAAATTTTTCCACGTGCTATTTCCAGACTTCAATCAGATGAAAAAGGAGATTATCATAACCCATGCAGACATGGATCACGTCGGAATAAACGACATATTTGATGACATATACGTTAGTGAAAATACATTCATCAACTTCAAACGAGAACATGAGGGCAAAAAGAATTTCAGGGAAGAAAACCCACTGCATGAGCCATATATAAAATTAGACAGAATCATCTCAAGATATGAACCACCTGAGCTTACAAAACTAAGGATTATTGGAAATAAGACAAACGATAAAGAATTTGAAAAGATTGGCAAATTTAATTTCAAGAATTTGTCATTTGACATCTATGAATCCAATGGAGGACACCTTAAGGGAGAGATAATACTCGTTGAAAAGAAAATGAAAATCCTATTCACCGGTGATATCTTCGTAAACGTCAATGGATTTACCCAAGAACAATATGACTTCAATCTGCTGGCACCCTACCTGATGGGTTCGGTTAACAGTGATTCATCCAAAGCATCAGCCTGCAGAAAGATTATGTTAGATAAGTGCAGAGATTATCTGTTATGTCCGGGCCACGGTACATGGGTTGAAAATAACAAGCAGTAA
- a CDS encoding zinc ribbon domain-containing protein: MICQNCGCLNASNSPYCKNCGSPLINNSPMDNAQPQYTNSSNSNAIIIICITVILLALIIAGTFLLMSNNNGDANALINNTHANAHQAASDEKTQNAVTQDNSKESVSESLPLEIKSGSFYTGSSLSDKTKCTVFVGSQYSGQQVKISVLYSRDGSNLNQGKVVPVTVDGSGYVTVYSADAFKYYPDYAYITLYDGNGNVQDTRTVYMDARGGTQSF, from the coding sequence ATGATTTGTCAAAATTGTGGTTGTTTAAATGCAAGTAACAGTCCCTACTGTAAAAATTGTGGAAGCCCATTAATTAACAATTCACCCATGGACAATGCTCAGCCACAGTATACGAACAGCTCCAACAGCAATGCAATAATCATAATCTGCATAACAGTAATACTATTGGCATTGATAATCGCGGGAACCTTCCTGTTGATGTCAAATAACAATGGTGATGCGAACGCTCTTATAAACAACACTCATGCAAATGCTCATCAGGCAGCATCCGATGAAAAAACTCAAAATGCCGTAACTCAGGATAATTCAAAGGAATCCGTAAGTGAGAGTCTTCCACTGGAAATAAAGAGTGGAAGTTTCTATACAGGTTCGTCACTATCAGATAAAACAAAGTGTACAGTATTTGTAGGAAGTCAATATTCCGGTCAGCAAGTAAAAATCAGTGTATTGTACAGTAGGGATGGCAGTAATCTGAATCAGGGAAAAGTTGTACCGGTAACTGTTGATGGCTCCGGTTATGTAACGGTATACAGTGCAGATGCATTCAAATACTATCCTGATTATGCATACATTACATTATATGACGGTAACGGTAATGTACAGGATACACGTACTGTATACATGGATGCACGTGGTGGAACACAAAGCTTTTAA
- a CDS encoding AAA family ATPase — MFLIYDIKEIKGVGQKLIDKIIESYGSYDEFDDAIRNYDIDPLLNIAGLSNQKALEIVRYMHGDNIDDFLKTSQSKNIYLDIIDRLLSFTNTDYARNRILLLSPTKDYNRIESTQELIKRTLIDTDNLDYEYIRELYSNIHELNENVRPKFNDEYAIVCEDYEDYMDLVERGFNRYCNVYAIESQVDFNEFEFIIYVYDSFNAEPGETGNVISVSSKSPDYEIQPNIILEFFKQNKDVLENVYNLRKYLHMDTCIEEVLKLLDNINVNTENNVQLIDVVEEVTKKTNEVIKDEIKNVDLTGDEVLELLNNENLPPKIMTIFDKHLEVAKDEIYERTSQYVDAFIIKYPLEIDYDELMRIEESANANSHLKKFEAELDTCLKLERYKQRIIDETLELIHYDYPFTLASFSKYYDLSIPSFGEEYILEGSLHLTLKKQQKDDGILMQDIDYNLDSNNNIILLTGANSGGKTTLLETLAQHTIMTYMGLGVCAKNAIIPKINEVYYFTKKHSLNAGAFETFLTSFIPVVIGEKNKLVLIDELESITELEAAIKIIIGFIEHIQDDDSYAIIVTHMAPEILKHTQNIKIRTDGIEAKGLDENYNLIVDRSPKINYLAKSTPELILKRIYEQSDEPIKSVYKDILDKFSE, encoded by the coding sequence GTGTTTTTAATTTACGATATAAAGGAAATTAAGGGTGTTGGTCAGAAGCTGATTGATAAGATTATCGAAAGCTACGGTTCCTATGATGAGTTTGATGATGCCATCAGAAACTATGATATTGACCCATTATTGAATATAGCGGGACTGAGCAATCAGAAGGCATTGGAGATTGTCAGATACATGCATGGAGACAATATTGATGATTTTCTTAAAACGTCCCAGTCAAAGAATATCTACCTTGACATCATTGATAGATTGCTGTCATTTACCAATACCGATTATGCCAGAAATAGGATACTGCTATTAAGTCCCACAAAGGATTATAACAGAATAGAATCCACACAGGAATTAATCAAAAGGACATTGATTGATACCGATAATTTGGATTATGAGTATATCAGAGAATTATATTCCAATATCCATGAACTTAACGAGAATGTCCGTCCCAAATTTAACGATGAATATGCCATCGTATGTGAGGATTATGAGGATTACATGGATTTGGTTGAACGTGGATTCAACAGGTACTGCAATGTCTATGCAATTGAAAGCCAGGTGGACTTTAATGAATTCGAGTTCATAATATATGTATACGACAGTTTTAATGCCGAACCGGGAGAGACAGGCAATGTCATCAGTGTCAGCAGCAAGAGTCCCGATTATGAGATTCAGCCAAACATTATACTTGAATTTTTCAAGCAGAACAAGGATGTACTTGAAAACGTTTATAATCTTAGAAAGTACTTGCACATGGATACGTGTATCGAGGAAGTGCTTAAGTTACTGGACAACATCAACGTTAACACAGAAAATAATGTACAGCTGATTGATGTTGTTGAGGAGGTTACCAAAAAGACGAATGAGGTCATTAAGGATGAAATCAAGAATGTTGACCTGACGGGTGATGAAGTGCTAGAGCTTCTTAACAATGAAAATCTTCCACCGAAGATTATGACGATTTTCGACAAGCATCTGGAAGTTGCAAAGGATGAAATCTATGAGAGGACATCCCAGTATGTTGACGCGTTTATTATTAAGTACCCCCTGGAAATTGACTATGATGAGCTTATGCGTATTGAAGAAAGTGCAAATGCCAACAGTCATCTTAAGAAGTTTGAAGCCGAACTTGATACGTGTCTGAAGCTTGAGAGGTATAAACAAAGAATCATCGATGAAACGTTGGAGTTGATTCATTATGATTACCCATTTACTCTTGCATCATTCAGCAAGTATTATGACCTGAGTATTCCATCTTTTGGTGAGGAGTACATTCTTGAGGGTAGCCTTCACCTGACTCTTAAAAAACAACAAAAAGATGATGGCATTTTAATGCAAGATATCGATTATAATCTTGATAGTAACAACAATATCATACTACTTACTGGGGCAAATAGTGGAGGAAAAACAACTCTCCTTGAAACTTTGGCACAACACACAATCATGACCTATATGGGTTTAGGCGTATGTGCCAAAAATGCAATAATTCCAAAAATCAATGAGGTATACTACTTCACAAAGAAACACTCACTCAATGCAGGAGCATTCGAAACATTCCTCACATCATTCATACCCGTAGTAATAGGTGAAAAAAACAAGTTGGTACTTATCGATGAACTTGAATCAATAACGGAACTAGAAGCGGCCATAAAAATCATAATCGGATTTATCGAACACATCCAGGATGACGACTCCTATGCAATAATAGTAACACACATGGCACCCGAAATACTCAAGCACACACAGAACATTAAAATAAGAACGGACGGTATAGAAGCAAAAGGATTGGATGAAAACTACAATCTGATAGTGGACAGAAGTCCTAAAATAAACTATCTGGCAAAAAGTACTCCTGAGCTTATACTCAAAAGAATATATGAACAGTCCGATGAGCCTATAAAAAGTGTATATAAAGATATTCTGGATAAATTTAGTGAATAA
- a CDS encoding sulfite exporter TauE/SafE family protein, with product MDFLLYMVLLLIGGCFGGLMAGLLGVGGGIILTPIQYALLLAMGVPASIALPMSFATSLAVIFVTMIRSTKKHYENGMVVGDYLKELMIPGFIGAIMGAVISTHVNVRLLEIVFATMCIIAVINMILIKYPDNDDNISHNRMGHLLLGLTAGLLCGLLGVGGGVIMIPALTILLKYPTHKAIGTSSASIIATSLGGLITYIILGWNIPDLPAYSLGFVNIIQFVFLTITSLIVSGYAAGWSKNMDARILNAMHIVVVLYIGLKMYGLF from the coding sequence ATGGATTTTCTTTTATACATGGTATTATTGTTAATCGGCGGTTGCTTCGGTGGATTGATGGCAGGATTATTAGGCGTTGGTGGTGGAATAATACTTACACCCATACAATATGCACTGCTATTGGCTATGGGAGTACCTGCCAGTATAGCCCTACCAATGTCCTTTGCCACAAGCTTGGCCGTAATCTTTGTTACCATGATAAGATCAACCAAAAAGCATTATGAAAACGGGATGGTTGTCGGGGATTATCTTAAGGAGTTGATGATACCAGGTTTTATCGGTGCCATAATGGGTGCAGTTATATCCACTCACGTAAATGTGAGATTGTTGGAGATAGTATTTGCAACGATGTGTATAATAGCCGTCATTAACATGATACTGATTAAATACCCTGATAATGATGATAATATTTCACATAACCGAATGGGGCATCTGCTGCTTGGATTGACGGCAGGACTCTTATGTGGACTTTTAGGTGTTGGCGGAGGGGTAATAATGATACCTGCTCTTACAATACTTTTAAAATATCCTACACATAAGGCTATAGGAACCTCATCCGCTTCAATAATAGCAACATCACTTGGGGGTTTGATTACCTACATCATATTGGGGTGGAACATTCCCGATTTACCTGCATACTCACTGGGCTTTGTGAACATCATTCAATTTGTATTTCTGACAATCACGAGTTTGATAGTCTCTGGCTATGCGGCCGGCTGGTCAAAAAATATGGATGCACGAATACTCAATGCCATGCACATTGTAGTTGTACTCTACATTGGACTTAAGATGTATGGATTATTCTAA
- a CDS encoding DUF998 domain-containing protein, translated as MDNLNFSKMVFITGSLYYLLAEFICALFFNDSLVNTYLYHTISELGIPNANSPLSFLMNSAFIFIGLALIIGSFYGFKNHIIKNKRLFYILTLVTAIGVIIVGLIHGGNPLTSGYHTTGAVMAILGGNILLVVISRSTSEFGGYEKSTLMLAVIGLIAFWVMFFNIKSIYMPVFERLSVYTLIIWCFLTGLHLK; from the coding sequence ATGGACAATCTTAATTTTTCAAAAATGGTTTTTATAACGGGCAGCTTATATTATCTGCTTGCCGAATTCATCTGTGCACTGTTTTTTAATGATTCACTGGTTAATACATACCTTTACCATACAATATCAGAACTTGGTATTCCAAATGCCAATTCTCCATTATCCTTTTTGATGAACTCAGCATTTATTTTTATAGGCTTGGCATTGATTATAGGTAGCTTTTATGGATTTAAGAATCATATCATTAAAAACAAAAGGCTGTTCTATATTTTAACATTAGTCACGGCAATCGGTGTTATTATTGTAGGTTTAATTCATGGAGGCAATCCATTGACCTCCGGTTATCATACAACGGGTGCTGTAATGGCAATACTTGGCGGCAATATCCTGCTGGTGGTTATATCCCGATCAACATCAGAATTCGGAGGATATGAAAAATCCACATTAATGCTTGCAGTTATAGGTTTGATTGCTTTTTGGGTGATGTTTTTTAACATAAAAAGTATTTACATGCCCGTCTTTGAGAGGTTATCTGTTTATACCCTGATAATATGGTGTTTTTTAACAGGATTACACTTGAAATAA
- a CDS encoding Ig-like domain repeat protein gives MKKIKEVLLFVIVLVLLVGVATANEVSTEADTPTSDTPLILEKAVQEKSTVSPSDTNTVENIKQKTNTNQTKTTKNIQKNTNNLKKDTTVSSWIELNSIITDATQDTNITLDEGTYTAEGTITFNQPITITIDGKGQSIDGNQNHVFEIERGSSVILKNITIKNSKNDGWWGAILNGGNLIINNSTLINNTVTTTESTSGNGGGAIHNYGKLTITDSTLENNQATGYTEGGAIFNMGTLTITQSNLNNNTATGQYYGYGGAISNSGNLNITGSNLTHNKATGQTYDGWGGAIYNYYGGNLTITESNLNNNTVTGQTNGYGGAIYNDGTLNITQSNLTYNRATGQEDGYGGAISNDYGGTINIDNSILEYNNATHGGAIYNHNSNITLNNTNLTYNNANDYGGAIVNNGTGSNLTIFDSNLTHNKATGQEDGYGGAIYNNGGTLNITQSNLTQNKATGQGQYGYGYGGAIHNNAGTLNITQSNLTQNKATGQNNGYGGAIYNSGNLTINNSTLKNNTATGQYYGYGGAIYNAGTLNITQSNLTQNNATGQRSNGRGGAIYNDRGTLTITQSNLTQNNATGQNNGYGGAIHNSGNLTITDSNLTQNNATGQGQNGYGIGGAIHNTGGTINITQSNLTQNKATGQGKYGDGYGGVIGNDGGTINITQSNLTHNTATGQENGRGGAIYNIRGNLTITQSNLNNNTATGQQYGRGGAIYNLDGLNINNSMLEYNNATQGGAIYNTGSGDVVIESNYFIANPSQMTGTAIINDGTATIKNNEGDETSTYNGTIYTNSTKTVTIEGNKFYDKLNITINISTDNAYPAIGDVINITFTLKDQLDRPIIDENITITIKDYTANKTTDITGTTSIEHTIKSNETLINATYPGNNNYNTNTTTLLVTAPKIETKLIVDDTDTKVGQNFTITGTLLDKDNQPLPIETVNITVNGTTQPATTNNLGQFNTTFTLDQMGEYPITVIYPGTDVYTQSTNSTAKVTATKTNTKLTLTVSNNTPVNNTPITITVTLTDTTGNKLTNQNITLNIADKTFNIKTNSNGVATQTYTPTKVEKQTITAIYNGNSQYVNSTATTNITVKKINTKINLKVSNTTPVNNTPINITVTLTDTDGNKLANQNITLNVSDKTFNIKTNNNGIATQSYTPTTLGKQTITATYNGNSQYVNSTATTGITVKKINTKLSVKVSNSTPVNNTSTTITATLTDTDNKTIANQNITLNVAGKTFNLKTNSNGIATQTYTPTTLGKQTITAIYKGDSQYVNSTATTNITVKKINTKIDLKVSNNTPINNTPITVTVTLTDADGNKLANQQVTLNINGKTVTAKTNNNGQVTQNYTPTKVETQNITATYTGDSRYNNSTKTIRITVKNKIKTQTTVNPATGVIGEKLTIKATITDTNGNNVKEGNLIFKVNGVTIKDNGKLTGSNNPLKIKVVNGVATATIIPDINMTNAKNITAYYVGTTRYNASTSGSASINISKRNATIEVTTNKKIIKQGQVLIITAKIYDTTNGKKTSNITKYQDEYVYFKVNGITLKDANGEMLKVKIINGTATVNYTIPLGISCLTDMQTLTPKNHTIQVGLYNKNYQNIMTKTPTFQVERSNITINLANATINNKTHTLSMKITIKDYLGNIVAGPNKCIIKVNGVTLKNGTNVQYYYTTDGVLNLKNIPVPQSKNYTSIEVITQDRLAYNSQRNTTKVIKITN, from the coding sequence ATGAAAAAAATAAAAGAAGTACTGTTATTTGTCATAGTATTAGTACTCTTAGTGGGAGTTGCAACGGCAAATGAAGTATCCACCGAAGCAGACACACCCACTAGCGATACACCCCTAATACTTGAAAAAGCAGTACAAGAAAAATCAACAGTATCACCAAGTGATACAAATACAGTAGAAAATATAAAACAAAAAACGAATACAAATCAGACAAAAACCACAAAAAACATACAAAAAAACACAAATAACCTAAAAAAAGATACAACAGTAAGCTCATGGATAGAACTTAACAGCATAATAACTGATGCAACACAAGATACAAACATAACATTAGATGAAGGAACATATACAGCCGAAGGTACAATTACATTTAATCAACCAATAACAATTACAATTGACGGTAAAGGACAAAGCATAGACGGAAACCAAAACCATGTATTCGAGATTGAGCGGGGGTCTTCCGTGATTCTAAAAAACATCACAATAAAAAACTCTAAAAATGATGGATGGTGGGGTGCAATATTAAATGGTGGAAATTTAATAATAAACAACAGCACACTCATAAACAATACAGTAACAACTACAGAATCGACATCAGGTAACGGAGGAGGAGCAATACACAATTATGGAAAATTAACTATCACAGACTCCACACTAGAAAACAACCAAGCAACAGGATATACAGAAGGAGGTGCAATATTCAACATGGGTACTCTTACCATAACACAATCCAACCTCAACAATAACACAGCAACAGGACAATACTATGGATATGGAGGTGCAATATCCAACTCTGGTAATCTTAACATAACAGGCTCCAACCTCACACACAACAAGGCAACAGGACAAACATATGATGGATGGGGAGGTGCAATATACAACTACTATGGGGGTAATCTTACCATAACCGAATCCAACCTCAACAACAACACCGTAACAGGACAAACAAATGGATATGGAGGAGCAATATACAACGATGGTACTCTTAACATAACACAATCCAACCTCACATACAACAGAGCAACAGGACAAGAAGATGGATATGGAGGTGCAATATCCAACGACTATGGTGGTACTATTAACATTGACAATTCAATACTTGAATACAACAACGCAACACATGGAGGAGCAATATACAACCATAACAGTAACATAACCCTTAACAACACTAATCTAACATATAACAATGCAAATGATTATGGGGGAGCAATAGTTAACAATGGTACAGGTAGTAATTTAACAATATTTGATTCCAACCTCACACACAACAAGGCAACAGGACAAGAAGATGGATATGGAGGTGCAATATACAACAATGGTGGTACTCTTAACATAACACAATCCAACCTCACACAAAACAAGGCAACAGGACAAGGACAATATGGATATGGATATGGAGGTGCAATACACAACAACGCTGGTACTCTTAACATAACACAATCCAACCTCACACAAAACAAGGCAACAGGACAAAACAATGGATATGGAGGTGCAATATACAACAGTGGAAACTTAACCATCAATAACAGCACACTCAAAAACAACACAGCAACAGGACAATACTATGGATATGGAGGTGCAATATACAACGCTGGTACTCTTAACATAACACAATCCAACCTCACACAAAACAACGCAACAGGACAAAGATCTAATGGACGTGGAGGTGCAATATACAACGACCGTGGTACACTTACCATAACACAATCCAACCTCACACAAAACAACGCAACAGGACAAAACAATGGATATGGAGGTGCAATACACAACTCAGGTAATCTTACCATAACCGACTCCAACCTCACACAAAACAACGCAACAGGACAAGGACAAAATGGATATGGAATTGGAGGTGCAATACACAACACCGGTGGTACCATTAACATAACACAATCCAACCTCACACAAAACAAGGCAACAGGACAAGGAAAATATGGAGATGGATATGGAGGTGTAATAGGCAACGATGGTGGTACTATTAACATAACACAATCCAACCTCACCCACAACACGGCAACAGGACAAGAAAATGGACGTGGAGGTGCAATATACAACATTAGGGGTAATCTTACCATAACACAATCCAACCTCAACAACAACACAGCAACAGGACAACAATATGGACGTGGAGGTGCAATATACAACCTTGATGGTTTAAATATTAACAATTCAATGCTTGAATACAACAATGCAACACAGGGAGGAGCAATATACAACACTGGCAGTGGTGATGTTGTTATAGAATCCAATTATTTCATAGCTAATCCTTCACAAATGACTGGAACTGCCATAATAAATGATGGAACAGCAACAATAAAAAACAATGAAGGAGATGAAACTTCAACTTATAATGGAACAATATACACAAACTCAACTAAAACCGTTACAATAGAAGGTAATAAGTTCTATGATAAACTCAATATAACAATCAACATATCCACAGATAACGCATATCCTGCAATAGGTGATGTTATAAACATTACATTCACATTAAAAGATCAGCTAGACAGGCCAATAATTGATGAAAATATTACAATCACAATAAAAGATTATACAGCCAACAAGACAACAGACATAACCGGAACAACCAGTATAGAACACACGATAAAAAGCAATGAAACACTAATTAACGCAACATATCCGGGAAACAATAACTATAATACAAACACGACAACACTACTTGTCACAGCACCAAAAATAGAAACAAAACTCATAGTCGATGACACTGATACTAAAGTAGGACAAAACTTTACAATAACCGGAACACTACTAGACAAAGATAATCAACCATTACCGATAGAAACAGTAAACATAACAGTCAATGGCACAACACAACCAGCCACCACAAATAATCTAGGACAATTCAACACAACATTCACACTAGACCAGATGGGAGAATATCCAATAACTGTAATATATCCTGGAACTGATGTATACACTCAGTCAACCAACAGCACGGCAAAAGTCACGGCAACCAAGACAAACACAAAACTAACACTAACAGTATCCAACAACACACCAGTAAACAACACACCAATCACCATAACCGTAACACTAACAGATACAACTGGTAACAAACTAACAAACCAGAACATCACATTAAATATTGCAGATAAAACATTCAACATAAAAACCAATAGCAATGGTGTAGCAACCCAAACATACACACCAACCAAAGTGGAAAAACAAACAATAACTGCAATCTATAATGGAAATAGTCAATATGTTAACAGTACTGCAACAACCAACATCACAGTCAAAAAGATAAACACAAAAATAAATCTAAAAGTATCCAACACCACACCAGTAAACAACACGCCAATAAACATAACCGTAACACTAACAGATACGGATGGTAACAAACTAGCAAACCAAAACATTACACTAAACGTAAGTGATAAAACATTCAACATTAAAACTAACAATAATGGTATAGCAACCCAATCATACACGCCAACAACGCTAGGAAAACAGACAATAACTGCAACTTATAATGGAAATAGCCAATACGTAAATAGCACTGCAACAACCGGCATAACCGTTAAGAAAATTAACACCAAACTATCAGTAAAAGTATCCAACAGTACACCAGTAAACAATACAAGCACTACAATTACAGCAACACTAACCGATACTGATAATAAAACAATTGCAAATCAAAATATTACATTAAATGTTGCAGGTAAAACATTCAACCTTAAAACCAATAGCAATGGAATAGCAACACAAACATACACCCCAACAACACTAGGAAAACAAACAATAACTGCAATCTATAAAGGGGATAGTCAATACGTTAACAGCACAGCAACAACCAACATCACAGTTAAGAAAATTAATACTAAAATAGATCTTAAGGTATCCAATAATACACCAATAAACAACACACCAATAACCGTTACAGTAACACTTACAGATGCAGATGGAAACAAGTTAGCAAATCAACAAGTAACACTAAATATCAACGGAAAAACAGTAACGGCAAAAACAAACAATAATGGACAAGTAACACAAAACTATACACCGACAAAAGTTGAAACACAAAACATAACCGCAACATACACTGGAGACAGCCGATACAACAACAGTACAAAAACCATCCGAATAACCGTGAAAAACAAGATAAAAACACAAACCACTGTTAACCCAGCTACTGGAGTAATAGGAGAAAAACTCACCATCAAAGCAACAATAACCGATACAAACGGCAACAATGTAAAGGAAGGAAACCTCATATTCAAAGTAAACGGAGTAACAATAAAAGACAACGGAAAACTAACCGGTTCAAATAACCCACTCAAAATAAAAGTCGTAAACGGAGTAGCAACAGCCACCATCATACCAGATATCAATATGACTAACGCTAAAAACATAACCGCATACTATGTTGGTACAACGAGATATAATGCATCAACCAGTGGCTCTGCAAGTATAAACATATCCAAACGTAACGCTACAATAGAAGTAACAACAAACAAGAAGATAATCAAACAGGGACAAGTACTCATCATCACGGCTAAAATCTATGACACAACGAATGGTAAAAAAACAAGTAATATAACCAAATACCAGGATGAATATGTATACTTCAAAGTAAATGGTATAACACTCAAGGATGCAAATGGGGAAATGCTTAAAGTCAAGATAATAAACGGCACAGCAACAGTAAACTACACCATACCACTAGGAATATCCTGCCTAACAGATATGCAGACACTAACACCAAAAAATCACACAATACAAGTGGGACTCTACAACAAAAACTACCAGAACATCATGACAAAAACACCAACCTTCCAGGTGGAAAGATCAAATATCACAATCAACCTAGCCAACGCTACAATAAACAACAAGACACACACACTATCCATGAAAATAACAATCAAAGACTACCTCGGCAACATAGTAGCAGGACCTAACAAGTGTATTATAAAAGTAAATGGTGTAACACTTAAAAACGGTACCAATGTACAGTACTATTACACAACCGATGGAGTGTTAAACCTTAAAAACATACCGGTACCTCAATCTAAAAACTACACCAGCATAGAAGTCATAACACAGGACAGACTGGCATACAACTCACAGAGAAACACGACAAAAGTGATAAAAATCACAAACTAA